ACAACAGAAGCCAAGGTAACTGCTTTGCCAGGGATCTTAATCATGCCTTTCCAGACCACTGCATAGCTTTAAGGCCACCAAACACTGCCGATGCCACTGAACAGGAAGCCTTTGTAAATAAGAACGctgcaagtgattttttttttccatggggaAGAAGTAGCAACGTGCAGTATCCCACTCTCCATCCCTACCTGTCATGGATTTTCCAGCCTTACCttaaagcataaataaatactagTGAAAGATACCAGGCCTGAGAAACTGCAGTGCAGATACATGGAAAATACTCTGAACCACCAGCTGTCTTCACCTCAACGTGTACAGCCCCTTGGCACAGATTAGACAACCTGGATTATAAATTTCAGACCACGccatggctgaggttggaagggacctctggaggtcatcttgtccagCTGCTCCCATTTCCAGTATggtcacctagagcaggttgcccaggatcATGTCCAGGAGACTCTACAACCCCTCTGGGCAACTTGTGTCACTACTTGGTTGccctcacattaaaaaaaaataaaaaatatagtaaaaaataTCCCTTCACATTCAGATGAagcctcctgtgtttcagtttgtgctttctGTTCTATCACTGAACATCACTGAAATGAGTCTGGAGTATGGCTCTGTATTCTCCGctccctcccttcagatatttataccCACTGACAAAAACCTCCCAGGTGTCTCCTGTCCAGGCTCAATAACCCCAGCCCTCTCAGTACTTCCTCACATCAGAGttgctccagtcccttaatcatcGTAGAGGCCCTGCTCTCCCTCAGGTAAAAAAAAGCAGCGAGGTTCAGAGCTAGGTAGGCTGGCACTTCCCCCTGTATTCAGAGAGTCACGACTTCCCTGGGGCCGAAATCCCTTCCTGGATAACCACAGAAGCAGACAGTACATCACCTCCTTGATGGTCTTGACAATCTCAAACTCTGAGGTTGTGTGGAAGTCGTAGCCTTCCTTCCGGAGATAGAGGCGCAGGAAGCGGGACACATCGCGGCCAGCGATGTCAATCCGCATGATGGAGTGAGGCATGGCAAAGCCTTCATAAATGGGAACCGCGTGGGTAACGCCATCCCCGGAGTCCAGCACCACCCCCGTGGTCCTCCCAGTAGCATACCTAGTGAAGGGACAAACCATCAGGTCTGAAAGAGCAATTAAAGGTGAGCcccaggcacgcagcacaaCCAGACCCAACTCTAGGCATAGAGATTTCACACAAAcaggctattaaaaaaaaacatctccacAGCCAGTTCTCATCAGATTTCATCCAGTTCCTGTGAACtcttacagaaattaaaatttaagttcAGTTTGTGCTTGAAACAGGAGGTAAGTCAGACATTTGTGTGgtcttccctgtttttttttgtttgcttttggtttggggaacaaataaaatgaatttcaataAACATTTCCAAGCACAAATTGAAGATGAGAGGTACTTACAGGCTGAGCACAGCTTGCATGGAGATGAATAGTGCTGGCACATTGAAGGTCTCGAAAAACACCTCAGCAGCACGTTCTCTGTTCTTGCGTGGGTTTAGGGGTGCTTCTGTCAGCAGCACAGGATGCTGGTAAAGAAAAGGAGCTGTGCTGTAAATAACCAGGATGCAGCCAGATGTGTGCTCCCCAAAAACACCTGCTTATTGTTTCACTTTTGGAACCAACAGTGTAACAAGACGTGGAAGGGAGTAACTTCAGCTAGTGAGCTCTGCTAGATGGCGAATAATCACCACTAGGTTGGGGGACCAGTAGGGCTCTGGTCCAGTTATGAAGAAATCTTAGGAAATCTGCCCTGTGAGTGACCCTTTTTCATTAAGGATGAACAAGGTGATCCTTTGTACCTAAAGTCAGCCAGTCTGCCCAAACAACACAGCCCCTAAGAAAGGGTAAAGGCGTATGGTCTTGGCATGTGTAAGCAGAGATATTCCTACTCCACTTACACAACCTCTTACTCTCAgtcatttaataatttttggtCAGCCCCTTCCAAACCACATGGCTGTGGTTTTCTCCTTCCTCGCTTCAAATTATGTCACTGCTGAGTGGGTACGCCTGATGCACAGGCACAACAGGAAAAGTAAGGAGCACTTGGCATAGAGCAGAATATATTAGAGAGCGTGTGAATAACAAACGTTGAAAGTCAAATTTTCAGTCAGGCCAGAACATGAGATATGGGAGGAATTCTTCTTGGACATTTCTTGCATCTCCTGAGAGGGGAAAGAGCTTAATTTAACAACAGGTAAGTTTAGAAAGAACAAAGAGTCCCAAATTCCTCCCGAAGTTCAAAGCCTCCTGGTGTTACGCACAGCAAGGAAAGGCTCTGGTGCCATCACATAATGAGGCATCTCACCTCCTCTGAGAACGTCTGAAGCTGGTCTTTTGAATACACGTACTGCCAGATGCGCTCCATGTCATTCCAGTCCTTTACTATGCCGTGTTCCATCGGGTATCGGATCGAGAGAAGACCTCTGTGCTCCTGAGCAAACAGAAACGACAATCCAGCATACGTGTCAGCGACTGAAACAATTCACTTCTGAGCATTATGACTACTAATTCACCTGAGAGACTCGCTTATTTTCAGCTCCACTGAAAACCAGCACATCTCTAGTGTACAGGGAGAAGACTGGACATTAATCACAAACATCTCCTCCAGAGAAGCATTCACAAGGATTAAACAAGGCTGTTTTATACAGATTAGGAACAAATGGTGTTTGCAGAGCACATTCCATCCTAACAGGTTTCAAGCCAGCATACAGACACCTATCAAATCATACCTTTGTTCTGCCAGCTCGGCCATGATACAAAACCTAACAGGGTGATACTGGGGAATGTAGTTCAGAGGGCTCAGGGGAAACGCGAGACCAGAATGACTGCCTGCTGACAAAGGCACGACTGTGGAAAGTGAGCCTCTTGCCCACACCAGGGAGATAAAAGGGAACCAACTAGGGTCCACTTCTAAAGCTCCCAGTCAAGAAGACGGGGATGTAACCATACAGACTGCAAAGTAGCCTAGAAAAAGAGAGATACAGAAGGACTTGTGAAAATGAATTGGGACTgagaaaaaaggcacaaaaatgtCATGAAAGTTCCAACTTCAGACTGGACACACTTAAAAGTGACAATCTATTCTGCTCTTCAGGCCTACCAGGTTGTCTTACCTCTGCCTTCGGACCAATGAAAATGTCCCCTTCTAAAGCACCAGCCATAACACGAACGTGCTTCGGTCTCCCCACACTGGAACAGAGGCAGAAGTATAAATGCTTCAGGAGACAACTCAGGTGTGCCCAACAATTTGCTACCTTTTGTTCCTCTCAGCCCCAACCAGAGCTTTCTAACAGCAACGACAGAGCCTGAGGGCACTCAGAGGTGCAGACAGACCCAGGTTTGCTCTGTGCGAGCTAATCCCGGAATCACAAGAGAAGGGAGCAGATTGTGGACACTTCTGAAGTAACAGGACGTGAGCCAGTTGAGTCTGGCCACACTTTCCCTGATGATTCAGGATTCCAGCAGTGTCTGGGGTAAACATGGCTAGACTGAGCAGCAGCCTGAGCTGACAGACCGCCACGATATTGCTTGACCTCAGGCAGGCTCCTCAGATTCGACACGTATAGTCCCTTACCCCATTTCACCATACAGATGAGTGTGCGTTGGTCAgaacaaatacattaatttaaaaaacacccTATTCAGAATAACAGCCAGTGACTGTTCCTGATCCAGCAGGCCTTCTTCCAGTAAAGCTGTCAGAAGACTTGCAGGAAGCTTGGCAGGAATTAAGATTTCAGCCCCCACACCAAAGGAATACAGAGGGATTcacacctccagccccagctttgTCTTTTTGGTGGTGATCTAATGTCTCAAGACTAAAGAATCCTACAAAGCTGTAGTGGTTTGAGAAGTGACAGATCATCCTTCATGTCCCATGCCCCCCCCAAATCTACAAGTGCTTAACAGTAGAGATCTTCTCcctgacatttatttctgtacagcaggaaaaaaatgcgTAACTCATTTACCCAGTAACACAATCAGACCACTCTTCCCCTCCACATATCAAAGAATTGGTTCACGGTACTGAGAACTGGTCAAGAGTACTCACTAGTTTGGGAAGCAGTATTTCGGTATTTGATCGCCTGCAAAGCCTGCTTTAATCACACCCGAGCCCTGTGGGAGGAACAGACAAATACATCAGCTCATCACTCAGTCAGCCACCTTCCCACCTTTTAAAAGAGCAGCAAAGTACATCAGCACTGCCAGAACCTCTCCTTTTCACTAGGAATAAAGCTCCCCGTGGATCCTCTGGGCAGGGCTAGGACAGCAAGGTGCCAGCAGACGGGCTCGGCCACTAGAGGGGAGTAACCGGCACCCTCCTGGCAGGGAGGCATCGCGCAGGGCACAAGCTCCAGGAGCATCCCGCTGTGGTTCCACGCACACACCCAGCCACCGCTCCGTGCAGGTGTTTTTCTAACCAATTCCACTGCTTTGGCGGTGTGGTAGAGGTGTGCGAGGCCAAACCCCAGCTCCGCAGTTTTCTGCCGATCTTAAATGCTCTCTGGGTGGAGGAGAGCTCTTCAGAAAGATAGGCTGGCTAGCACTAAGGAGGCAGGTCACAGAAATCCCATCAGAAAAGACACTGGGAACTAAATAGGAGCAGGCTCTGGAAACAAAGGTGCCAGTCAGCCTGCAAGAggaagggctggaggcaggaaaagcagctgaCAGGATGGGGCTTGTTTAAAAGGGACAAGGAAGAAGAGATTAGGGATGGCAGTCGAAAAGGAGCAAATCCCACAAGCTTTTGTGACATGCGAGGCAGCCCAAGCAGCAGACTCGGGGTGGGTGAAACACCCACGAGAAGCccctggcagggagctggggctgggtgcccagcccctctgctccgTCCCTGGGTGGGCTCTGGAGGCACCCAGCACGGGGCAGTGCCGACGCCTCCCCTTCCTCCATTTCCCATCCCACACAAACAAGTGACATCTTGAGGCCCTGAGCAGCCCGCAGGAACACCCCAGTTTCACTACGGAGCAGATTCTCCCAGGCTCCTTCTGCCAGCTGTTTTGGACAAGGTGtcaggctctgcagggcacactttgtgtgctctgctgcaggacctgtgctgctgccttaaAACTCTTAGGGTCAGGTTTGCCAGGATGCATCTGCAAGAGAAGAGTAGGGGGGGGATGCCCTGCAAAGGGGACAAAGGTAATTGTGAAGAAGTAAAAGGGATACATCCTACAGTTCCTGCCTCCTGGCAAATCTCCCAGCGCCTGCACACACAGGCACAGGTGGGACAAGGCAGCCTGTGAAGTGTTAGGATGACATCCCGTCGGACAGCTGCTCCTCTGGCCCCTCACTTCAAAGCAAAGccaggaataaaacaaacactatTTTGATTTTCCTTATCGACCTTATAAACTCTGCACCCGGGAAATGATATCATCCTTTGTCAAGTCCTGTAGCAAAAAACACaccaataaataaacaaaagtccCTGAATCAAACGCAGTAAGGTAACCCCCTCAGAATACCGCTCctattgaatattttattctagCTAACGACTGATCTTGCTGCCAGGAcgctctgctgctgggaaatgGTCTCGGAACAATGATGCTCCTATTTTAACACGGGGGAAAAAGCTTCCTTATGCCAGGCCAGAAACTACCCCGCACGTCCTGGTGAGCTTCCCAGCGAGTCATGCATTTTAACATTTACATATCGAAGTTCAAAGTCAGCTGAATGCGTCGGCAGCTCAGAAATCTTTGCCGGAGCTAAAGACAAAGGTTCGTTTTGAACATGCCAGCAAGATGGGactggagcagagctgtgcttccCAGCGCCTGGGCACAAAGCAGGTTTGCTATCTCCACGCTACCAAGACCTGAGAGCACTTTCTGACCATTCAAATCGTCTTCAAAACTTTTTACTTCTTTGAAGTTGTGTGTACTGCACAGATCTATTGAGTATACCCTATTCTGAGATTCCTTTGCAATTAGAGGAAAAGGTTTAAGCATTGAAATAATCCTAGACAATtaagaaagtttaaaataaagagtgagtttttcatctttgtttgaaacaagaaaaaaaggcaaaagaagaaaaacacaccaCGAATCCTCCTGCTGTTAAAGGCTCCAATTCATTACAGCTTAAAAGAATCTGAAAATGAACATCCTTCCACCAGCGGCTGTCCTGGCTGGGCTTTCATCCACCTtgctccttttgtttcttttctaatctgagcaaaaaaaaatatatagtaaaagaataaagaaactGCATCTTCCTTGACCTTCATGTCTGAAATAATCTCATGGAAAATTATCATGAGTATCTTGAGGCTGAACATACCTCTCCTGCTAGCTCTGTGGCCGAAGTCATTATTGATTCGCCCACCTCGATGCATCTCAGACTCCAGTTTAGATGGAAATGAAGGCAGAGCCAACCTGCCATGTAATACTTCTTATGGAGAATGCACATCGCCTATTTTAAACCTATTTTATTAGCTGCACATTTTATAAGATCAAAGCCATGCCAATGACAACAGCTCTTACTGGCAGCTCTGATGTTTAAAATGCCCCCACTCAGACAACAAAGCCAAATTTTGTCCTCTTCACATGAAAGAGAGATGATTCCACGGAGGTCGAGGAACTTGCACTTGCCTAGGCCACAGCTGAACCACGGTGTCTACGAACACGTGCTTCCTGTCCAGCAGGGCTCCCAGGACGTTTATTCCAGAGAGAGCTTGCTGGAGTGCAAGAGGGGATCAATGTGCTTTACAAGTGACTTACTGGACAGGGAGGAGCATCAGATCATGCAGGGGGACAACTGCAGCCTCTCGCTGTGTATTACACAACTCCCCGCTGGAGTCGGGAAGCTGAGCACACTGCTTGGCAAGACAAGCAAGTTGTTGTTGAGGTTGTGGCCACGTACCTGAACATCCTTTTGGAACACGCCGGGATACTGGGGCAGGCTGGGATGGGGAGGGTCTGGCTTGTTTACCAGCCCAGTACCTCAGCTCCCCCTCCCACAGGTGCACGCCCATGTGCAGGGCAGCATTCAGCCTTGGAAAGCTGTCGGCAGCTCTACCGAGGCAGCAGGAACGGCTCCACCTTTCTGTGCAGCTCCGCTTCCCATCCTGCCTGAGCTCACGAGAGCACCAAAAATGCAACGTCACCACAGGGCTCATCGGCTGGCAGCCTGTGAGCATTAAAGGCAGAAATCACAACAACTGCTTCGTTCCACAGCTCACACGGGGAGGGGACGGAGGGAACTCCATTATCAGAAAGGCGAGCGGAAGAattggcttttaaaaacagctgttcaaatgagaaaagaaacGGTCGGTTTCTGACCGTGAACCCTTCTTCAGGTCTGAAGCAGGGAGGAACGAGCAATCGTTGAGCCAAGTAACAAAAAGGCTGCCGTTAGGCATAGGCTGCTATTACGTGACAGTATCATAACAAATTTGTCCTCACAGAGTGCCTGGGAAGAGCTAACAGCCAGCTAATCGCTGCAACACGGCGGGATCAATGTTACTCCAGTCATTTCTAAGAACAATCAACCTAAGCCCTGCCCTTAAGTCCCCAGTAATCTCCCTGCTGTGAttccagaggaagaaacaacaacaaggTGTATCGGAGAGCTCCAGTTGTAGAGAGGCAACTAGGGTCGACAATAAAGAAAGGGTCGGAAGAATTGACTCAATCTGAGATCCATAAATCGTTCAGATTGTAAAAAAGCAGTGCGTTGAGATGTGCTGGGCTAGCAAGCACACATCACACGGTGAAAGGATTCAGCAGAAGCTAAGATGACATGTACAGAAGGCAGTGCGAGCGCTGACCCtctgaaacagcaaaactgGATCGCTGACAAGAGACGACAGCAGGGAGGGGCATCAACGCGTGACTCAGCTGAGGAGGCTCCCTCCGAGCCTCCCCATCCCTTCTCTCCGTCCTCTCCATCTTTTCCCTCGGGAGCCCATCCCAGGCTGCTcagaagcagcccagcagcaccgcAGGTGATGGCCGGGACCCACCCCAGGCCCAGCCACCACCGCGGGCCTGCTGAGGGGCAACGCCGCCAGCCGGGCCCGGCCAGCTGATAACGGCTGCCACACCCCAACGGCGGCCACGGCCAACGTGGCCCAGGCCGGGCAGAgccctgcggggctggggccgggcggGGAATTTGTGACAGGAATTCGTGACCGGGGGGTCCCGACCCGGGGGTCCCGGTGTGAGCGGCGGCGCCCGGTGCACGCCGGGAGAGCGGCCGAGGCCCCGCCGCGAAGCACGCCGGGAGCTGGGCCCCATTGTCCCCCAGGCACAAAgcgggccgggcagggccgcgGCCCCTCCTGACGGACAGCCCCGCCGGCCAATGAGAGTAGGCGCTCCGCgcagggggcggggcgggcggatCCCCTCTCCGGCAGGTGACGGCGCTGACTGACGGCTGCCCCAACCAATAGGAGCGCTCCGCCCCGCCCCTCCAGCACGCACCCCGGCTGTGGTGGGGGCCGCTCCTCGCAGGCGAAGGGCAGCGACCCTCCGCCGGGTGACAGGCAGCCGCCTCAGCCAATCGCGGACCGCCGAGCCGCCGTAGCCCCGCCCCTCCAGGACGCAGCGCGGGGCGACGGCCCgagggggccgggccggggggggggggggggggggcagcgggcgggGCGCGGCCACCCCCGATGACAAAGGGATCGCCGCCAGCGggccctccccgctccccccggtCCCGGGACGTGCCGCCGGCCGCACTCACGTTGTCTATCACGACGGGCTGGTTCGCTATCACGTCGTAGGACTCCATGGCGAGCAGCCGCCGCAGCCACCCGTCAGGGAGCAACAGCCCAGCCGGCGGCGGCGCATGCGCGGAAGGGCGGCGCGCGGCCGGCTGGGTGATGTATTCCTCCGGCCGCGGGGCGCGATGGGAAATGTAGTCCTGGCCCCCGCGAGGCGCGGCGGGAGGATGGGGCGGGAGCGGGGCATGCTGGGAGTTGTAGTGCGGGGAAGTTGCAAATAGGAGGCGGCTGCAGCGACGGAAAAAGGGTGGCACGGAGCCACGGggggggcactgctgggggTGGGGTGCAGCGATTCGGGAACTGCCTCCTTCCCTCGTGGACAGGCACCTGGGTGTCTGCTTGCTAGCTTCCTGGCTGTACGCGGTCTCAATTTTATtgtgaattacttttttttttttttttccaataaaaggCGTGTTTAGAGTAAGTTCtcagatatttaaataaatgcatcaaGCAGCTGTGCTCGTCCTAACCTCTCGGCAGCCTGTAGTCCTTGTTTCCTCTACACTGATGGAAAAGCAGCACGCTGCCCTCGCCGAAGCGTGCAGGCGCACTGAGCGCATGCCGGCTCACGCTTCCACACGAGGTCTGCGGACCACAGGTGGAGCCGCAGCCCAGGCGTGCACACCTTCAGAGCGCTCGGTGTGCAGGTGAAGATCCTCGATCAACCAGTCTTGGGCTTCCAGCCTTCTGCATCGCTTCTTGGCTGCCTCTGCGGCACCTGCAAATACAGAAAGGTGCACAGCAGATGaagtccagcagcagctgctgagctccaaTTTACAACCTCACTTCTTTACGGAAAGTTGGCAGAGGCTTGAGTGGGTGGCTGAGGGTGTACAGCAGCCCTCTGCTAAGCATCCCTCCTACCagagctcctgccccagcctcaGGGCTCCCCCTGTGGCTACCCCTCAGCAacccttcctcttccctgaaGCCAGTATCCAGCTGCCCCTAAGAGGGCCCTGCAGACCCCCTCACACCCGCAGGACCTTTCCTGTGTCTCCATCTAAGCCTATGTCTCCCCTCACACCAGCTCGGTTCCTCACATTCCCCACAGCTCCCTTCGCagtccccacagcccccataGTTCCCCACAGACCCTGTAGTTCCCCACaagccccccagctcccctcacAGTCCCCACATCTCCTCCTGGACCCCATAGTTCCCCTCACAGGACTCCAGCTCCACTCACAACTTCCCCAAAGACTGCATAcctcccctcacagcccccctCATTGCCTCCCCAACTCCCCCCACAGGCCCCATAGATCCCCTCAAAGTCCCCCTAGCTCCTCACAGACCCCCAGATCCCACATCTCCCTtcacagcccccccccagctcgCCTCACAAGCCCCATACATCCCCTTACAGGTCCTCTATCTCCTCACAGCACATCCAGCTCCCTCCCCCCGAGACCCCCTATatcccctcacagcccccccagctcccctcacagcccccccagcccccccatctcccctcacacacccccagctcccctcacagaccccacagccccccccccagcccccctcacagccccccacCCGCCAGGGGTCGCGCTCACAGCGCGGCGCGgcgggggtgggagggggagggggcagaggcgCTGCCGCCCTCCGCGCCGCGAGCCGCCATTGGCGGAGCCTCCCCGTCAATCACCGTCGCCATGGCAGCCGGGGGCCCGCCCCCTCCTCCCGCAGCGCCGCGCCGCGCAGCGCCGCttgggccgggccgggccgggcgcggagcggggccgggcgcggNNNNNNNNNNNNNNNNNNNNNNNNNNNNNNNNNNNNNNNNNNNNNNNNNNNNNNNNNNNNNNNNNNNNNNNNNNNNNNNNNNNNNNNNNNNNNNNNNNNNNNNNNNNNNNNNNNNNNNNNNNNNNNNNNNNNNNNNNNNNNNNNNNNNNNNNNNNNNNNNNNNNNNNNNNNNNNNNNNNNNNNNNNNNNNNNNNNNNNNNNNNNNNNNNNNNNNNNNNNNNNNNNNNNNNNNNNNNNNNNNNNNNNNNNNNNNNNNNNNNNNNNNNNNNNNNNNNNNNNNNNNNNNNNNNNNNNNNNNNNNNNNNNNNNNNNNNNNNNNNNNNNNNNNNNNNNNNNNNNNNNNNNNNNNNNNNNNNNNNNNNNNNNNNNNNNNNNNNNNNNNNNNNNNNNNNNNNNNNNNGGGGCTTGGGAGGGGATATTGGGGGCTTGAGGGAGGATAgtgtgggctggggggggatattggggtctggggggggcAGTGGGGGCTTGGGGGAGTAGTGGAGGCTTGGGGGAGTAGAGGGGGTGGAGGAAGCTGTGGGGGCTTGGGGAGGAGCAGAGGGGTCGTGGGGGGAGCTGTGGGGTcgtggggggagcaggggggtctggggggagagTTGTGGGGTAGATGGGTGTAGAGGAAaggagtggggctggggggagcagtggggctgcaggggttgGGGGAGCAGAGAGAGCTTTGAGGGGTTTGGGGGAGCAGGGTGAGGCGTAGGGGTGttgggggagcagagggacaggAATGGGGTTTGGGGGAGCAGCGGGGCTTTGAGGGGGCTTGGGGGAGCAGGGTGAGGTGCAGGG
This Oxyura jamaicensis isolate SHBP4307 breed ruddy duck chromosome 6, BPBGC_Ojam_1.0, whole genome shotgun sequence DNA region includes the following protein-coding sequences:
- the ACTR1A gene encoding alpha-centractin, encoding MESYDVIANQPVVIDNGSGVIKAGFAGDQIPKYCFPNYVGRPKHVRVMAGALEGDIFIGPKAEEHRGLLSIRYPMEHGIVKDWNDMERIWQYVYSKDQLQTFSEEHPVLLTEAPLNPRKNRERAAEVFFETFNVPALFISMQAVLSLYATGRTTGVVLDSGDGVTHAVPIYEGFAMPHSIMRIDIAGRDVSRFLRLYLRKEGYDFHTTSEFEIVKTIKERACYLSINPQKDETLETEKAQYYLPDGSTIEIGPARFRAPELLFRPDLIGEECEGLHEVLVFAIQKSDMDLRRTLFSNIVLSGGSTLFKGFGDRLLSEVKKLAPKDVKIRISAPQERLYSTWIGGSILASLDTFKKMWVSKKEYEEDGARAIHRKTF